A stretch of Pseudomonas sp. LRP2-20 DNA encodes these proteins:
- a CDS encoding tetratricopeptide repeat protein gives MRCKLNKWLFPAVTALVVLQGCSSVQRGNIPVVDSSTRVSNSERVQAHRSAAGMSNGTAQAQSLPEDSGVTVMIPQGAGAAGIQTFPAGSGAAPISTGPITPGPVTSAPMTTNPNPIADEPFDIASMNSTPAASSAPTGIPRSNTASGGLSADEQLDGPVLALLTTAQSQQGSGDYNGAASSLERAQRIAPREPQVLFRLAQVRLSQGDAPQAEQLARRALTYANGRPDLQAELWNTIALAREKQGDSAGAALARQKARVNS, from the coding sequence ATGAGGTGTAAATTGAATAAGTGGCTGTTTCCTGCCGTGACGGCGCTGGTGGTGCTCCAGGGTTGCTCCAGCGTGCAGCGTGGCAACATCCCGGTAGTGGACTCGAGCACCCGGGTGTCCAACAGTGAGCGTGTCCAGGCCCACCGTTCGGCCGCGGGCATGAGCAACGGCACCGCGCAGGCGCAGTCGCTGCCCGAGGACTCCGGCGTGACCGTGATGATCCCGCAAGGTGCCGGTGCTGCCGGCATCCAGACCTTCCCGGCCGGCAGCGGCGCGGCTCCGATCAGCACCGGCCCGATCACACCGGGCCCGGTTACTTCGGCACCGATGACTACCAACCCCAACCCGATCGCCGACGAACCGTTCGATATCGCCTCGATGAACAGCACGCCGGCTGCTTCCAGCGCACCGACCGGCATTCCGCGCAGCAACACGGCTTCCGGTGGCCTGTCGGCCGATGAGCAGCTCGACGGCCCGGTGCTGGCATTGCTGACCACCGCCCAGTCGCAGCAAGGCAGCGGTGACTACAATGGTGCCGCGTCGAGCCTGGAGCGTGCCCAGCGCATCGCCCCGCGCGAGCCGCAGGTACTGTTCCGCCTGGCCCAGGTGCGCCTGTCGCAAGGCGACGCGCCACAGGCCGAGCAACTGGCCCGCCGTGCTCTGACCTATGCCAACGGTCGCCCCGACCTGCAGGCCGAGCTGTGGAACACCATCGCCCTGGCCCGTGAAAAGCAGGGTGACAGCGCCGGTGCCGCCTTGGCGCGGCAGAAAGCGCGGGTCAACTCGTGA
- the mrcB gene encoding penicillin-binding protein 1B, whose product MTRTRNPRTPQKRPTGRSRAWLGWALKLSLVGLVIVAGFAVYLDAIVQEKFSGKRWTIPAKVYARPLELFSGQKLSKNDFLTELDALGYRRESAANGPGAAAVNGNTVDLNTRGFQFYEGMEPAQFVRVRFSGDYVADLAGANGKKLDVVRLEPLMIGGIYPKNLEDRILIKIDQVPPYLLETLVATEDRDFYSHFGVSPKSIARAMWVNTSAGSMRQGGSTLTQQLVKNFYLTSERSLSRKLTEAMMAVLLEMHYDKREILEAYLNEVFVGQDGQRAVHGFGLASQFFFSQPLSELKLHQIALLVGMVKGPSYYNPRRYPDRALARRNLVLDLVAEQGVASQAEVDAAKKMPLGVTKRGSLADSSFPAFLDLVKRQLRQDYRDEDLTEEGLRIFTSFDPILQMKAETSMAETFKRLAGRKGADEVESAMVVTNPETGEVQALIGSRQSGFAGFNRAIDAVRPIGSLVKPAVYLTALEQPSKYTLTSWVQDEPFSVKGADGQVWRPQNYDRRSHGTIYLYQGLANSLNLSTAKLGLEVGVPNVIKTIGRLGVNVDWPAFPAMLLGAGGMSPMQVATMYQTIANGGFNTPMRGIRSVLTAEGEPLKRYPFQIQQTFDPGSIYLVQNAMQRVMREGTGRSVYNVLPSSLTLAGKTGTSNDSRDSWFSGFSQDLLAVVWMGRDDNGKTPFTGATGALQVWTSFMKKADPLPLDMPQPDNVVQAWIDPYSGHGSDRSCPGAVQMPYIRGSEPPAGATCGGEQNPVESVMDWVKGWMN is encoded by the coding sequence ATGACTCGAACCCGAAATCCTCGTACCCCTCAGAAACGCCCGACCGGCCGCTCGCGCGCCTGGCTGGGCTGGGCTTTGAAGCTCAGCCTGGTCGGCCTGGTGATCGTTGCCGGCTTCGCGGTTTACCTCGATGCCATCGTTCAGGAGAAGTTCTCCGGCAAGCGCTGGACCATCCCGGCCAAGGTGTATGCCCGGCCGTTGGAGCTGTTCTCCGGCCAGAAACTGAGCAAGAACGACTTCCTCACCGAGCTCGATGCCCTCGGTTACCGGCGTGAAAGCGCGGCCAACGGCCCGGGCGCGGCGGCGGTCAACGGCAATACCGTCGACCTCAACACCCGTGGCTTCCAGTTCTACGAGGGCATGGAGCCTGCGCAATTCGTGCGGGTGCGTTTCTCCGGCGACTATGTGGCAGACCTTGCCGGCGCCAATGGCAAGAAGCTCGACGTGGTACGTCTCGAGCCGCTGATGATCGGCGGTATCTACCCGAAGAACCTCGAAGACCGCATCCTGATCAAGATCGACCAGGTGCCGCCGTACCTGCTCGAGACCCTGGTCGCCACCGAGGACCGGGACTTCTACAGCCACTTCGGTGTGTCGCCCAAGTCCATCGCCCGTGCCATGTGGGTCAACACCTCGGCCGGCTCGATGCGCCAGGGCGGCAGTACCCTGACCCAGCAGTTGGTGAAGAACTTCTACCTGACCAGCGAACGCAGCCTCAGCCGCAAGCTGACCGAAGCGATGATGGCCGTGCTGCTGGAAATGCACTACGACAAGCGCGAAATTCTTGAGGCCTACCTCAACGAAGTGTTCGTCGGCCAGGATGGTCAGCGTGCGGTGCATGGCTTCGGCCTGGCCAGTCAGTTCTTCTTCAGCCAGCCGCTGTCGGAGCTGAAACTGCACCAGATCGCCTTGCTGGTCGGCATGGTCAAGGGCCCTTCTTACTACAACCCGCGGCGTTATCCTGACCGTGCGCTGGCGCGACGTAACCTGGTCCTCGACCTGGTGGCCGAGCAGGGCGTGGCCAGCCAGGCGGAAGTCGATGCGGCGAAGAAGATGCCGCTGGGCGTGACCAAGCGCGGCAGCCTCGCCGACAGTTCGTTCCCGGCCTTCCTTGACCTGGTCAAGCGTCAGCTGCGCCAGGATTACCGCGACGAAGACTTGACCGAAGAAGGCCTGCGCATCTTCACCAGTTTCGACCCGATCCTGCAGATGAAGGCCGAAACCTCCATGGCCGAAACCTTCAAGCGCCTGGCCGGGCGCAAAGGTGCCGACGAGGTGGAATCGGCGATGGTCGTGACCAACCCGGAAACCGGCGAAGTTCAGGCACTGATCGGCAGTCGCCAGTCCGGCTTTGCCGGCTTCAACCGTGCCATCGACGCCGTGCGGCCGATTGGCTCGCTGGTCAAGCCGGCGGTCTATCTGACTGCACTGGAGCAGCCAAGCAAGTACACCCTGACCAGCTGGGTGCAGGACGAGCCGTTCTCGGTCAAGGGTGCCGACGGCCAAGTGTGGCGCCCACAGAACTATGACCGGCGCTCGCACGGTACGATCTACCTGTACCAGGGCCTGGCCAACTCGCTGAACCTGTCGACCGCGAAACTCGGCCTGGAAGTGGGTGTGCCGAACGTGATCAAGACCATCGGCCGCCTCGGCGTCAACGTCGACTGGCCGGCCTTCCCGGCGATGCTGCTGGGTGCTGGCGGCATGTCGCCGATGCAGGTCGCGACCATGTACCAGACCATCGCCAACGGTGGCTTCAACACGCCGATGCGTGGCATCCGCAGCGTGCTGACCGCGGAAGGTGAGCCACTCAAGCGCTACCCGTTCCAGATCCAGCAGACCTTCGACCCGGGTTCCATCTACCTGGTGCAGAACGCCATGCAGCGGGTGATGCGCGAGGGTACCGGCCGCTCGGTATACAACGTGCTGCCGAGTTCGCTGACCCTGGCAGGCAAGACGGGTACCAGTAACGATTCGCGCGACAGCTGGTTCTCCGGCTTCAGCCAGGATCTGCTGGCGGTGGTGTGGATGGGGCGTGACGATAACGGCAAAACGCCATTTACTGGTGCCACCGGCGCCTTGCAGGTCTGGACCAGCTTCATGAAGAAGGCCGACCCGCTGCCGCTGGACATGCCGCAACCCGACAACGTGGTCCAGGCATGGATCGATCCGTACAGTGGCCATGGCTCCGACAGAAGCTGTCCGGGAGCCGTGCAGATGCCGTATATTCGCGGCAGTGAACCGCCCGCCGGTGCAACCTGCGGCGGCGAGCAGAATCCCGTAGAGTCGGTCATGGACTGGGTCAAGGGCTGGATGAACTGA
- a CDS encoding TfoX/Sxy family protein yields MNDELQHLKNLGKTSAQWLHAAGIHSASDLRRLGAVGAYQAVKTRGFRASKVLLYAIEGALLDMHWNDLPAERKEALNQQLDAKCPMQKNMK; encoded by the coding sequence ATGAACGATGAATTGCAGCATCTGAAGAATCTTGGCAAGACCTCTGCGCAGTGGTTGCATGCGGCCGGTATCCACAGTGCATCGGACTTGCGCCGGCTGGGCGCCGTGGGTGCTTACCAGGCGGTGAAAACACGAGGATTCCGGGCGTCGAAGGTGCTGTTGTACGCCATTGAAGGTGCATTGCTGGACATGCACTGGAACGATTTGCCAGCCGAACGCAAGGAAGCGCTCAATCAACAACTCGATGCGAAATGCCCCATGCAAAAAAATATGAAATAA
- a CDS encoding YqcC family protein, whose translation MVEQRILDIADHLLLIERELQVQGWWDDEPPSDEALASTVPFAVDTLSFEQWLQWIFLPRMKIIIELGHPLPNASSILVMAETVFTDRPEQSRELRRLLAAFDQLIAPSA comes from the coding sequence ATGGTCGAGCAACGCATTCTCGATATCGCCGACCACCTGCTGCTCATCGAGCGTGAGCTGCAGGTGCAGGGCTGGTGGGATGACGAGCCGCCCAGCGATGAAGCGCTGGCCAGTACCGTGCCGTTCGCGGTCGATACGCTCAGCTTCGAGCAGTGGCTGCAATGGATCTTCCTGCCCCGCATGAAGATCATCATCGAGCTCGGCCATCCGCTGCCCAATGCCTCGAGCATCCTGGTGATGGCGGAAACCGTGTTCACCGATCGTCCGGAACAAAGCCGCGAGCTGCGCCGGCTGTTGGCAGCATTCGATCAATTGATCGCTCCTTCCGCCTGA
- a CDS encoding bifunctional aminoglycoside phosphotransferase/ATP-binding protein, which yields MSQALITALQNPALYPHPVDGFQLIETHISWVLLTGEYAYKIKKPMNFGFLDFTSLGQREHFCNEELRLNQRLTEGLYLEVLPITGSAEAPQIGGEGEAIEYVLKMRQFPQGQMLNTLQANGELNTSHIDQMARQIAEFHLQAPKVSPEHPLGTPESVMAPVEQNFEQIRPFLSEKADLQQLDNLQAWARSSFERLHGLLQARKANGFIRECHGDIHLGNATLIDGKVVIFDCIEFNEPFRLTDVYADIGFLAMDLEDRGLKCLARRFVSQYLELTGDYEGLELLNFYKAYRALVRAKVALFSMPANADGVQRATTLRTYRNYANLAESYSAIPSRLLAITHGVSAVGKSHVSMRLVEALGAVRVRSDVERKRLFGEQPQQNAGQLAAGIYDQDASVATYQRLHELAATILRAGLPVVLDATYLKAEQRQAAAAVASETGVPFLILDCHAPEAVIASWLKQRQAENSDPSDATLEVIKAQQASREPLDAQELLHSTRIDTQEASGMDQVIEQIRQRLPGL from the coding sequence TTGAGCCAAGCCCTAATCACTGCGTTGCAGAACCCTGCCCTGTACCCTCATCCCGTGGACGGGTTCCAACTCATCGAGACGCACATCTCCTGGGTCCTGCTCACCGGCGAGTACGCCTACAAGATCAAGAAGCCGATGAACTTCGGCTTCCTCGACTTCACCAGCCTGGGCCAGCGCGAGCATTTCTGTAACGAAGAGTTGCGCCTGAACCAGCGCCTGACCGAAGGTCTGTACCTTGAAGTCCTGCCGATCACCGGCAGTGCCGAAGCGCCACAGATCGGCGGTGAAGGCGAAGCGATCGAATATGTGCTGAAGATGCGCCAGTTCCCCCAGGGCCAGATGCTCAATACCCTGCAGGCCAATGGCGAGCTGAATACCAGCCACATCGACCAGATGGCCCGGCAGATTGCCGAGTTCCACCTGCAGGCGCCAAAAGTGTCGCCGGAGCACCCGCTGGGTACCCCGGAAAGCGTGATGGCCCCGGTCGAGCAGAACTTCGAGCAGATCCGCCCGTTCCTCAGCGAAAAAGCCGACCTGCAGCAGCTGGACAACCTCCAGGCCTGGGCGCGCAGCAGCTTCGAGCGCCTGCATGGCTTGCTGCAGGCGCGCAAGGCCAATGGTTTCATCCGTGAATGCCACGGTGACATTCACCTGGGCAACGCCACCCTGATCGACGGCAAGGTGGTGATTTTCGACTGCATCGAGTTCAACGAGCCGTTCCGCCTGACCGACGTCTACGCCGACATCGGCTTCCTCGCCATGGACCTGGAAGACCGTGGCCTCAAGTGCCTGGCACGACGCTTCGTCAGCCAGTACCTGGAGCTGACCGGCGACTACGAAGGCCTGGAACTGCTCAACTTCTACAAGGCCTACCGTGCACTGGTACGGGCCAAGGTCGCCCTGTTCAGCATGCCGGCCAATGCCGACGGCGTGCAGCGTGCCACCACCCTGCGCACCTACCGCAACTACGCCAACCTGGCGGAGAGTTACAGCGCCATCCCTTCCCGCCTGCTGGCCATCACCCATGGTGTGTCGGCGGTGGGCAAGAGCCATGTGTCCATGCGCCTGGTCGAGGCGCTGGGCGCGGTTCGCGTGCGCTCGGACGTGGAGCGCAAGCGCCTGTTCGGTGAACAACCGCAACAGAATGCGGGTCAGCTCGCTGCAGGTATCTATGACCAGGACGCCAGCGTGGCGACCTACCAGCGTCTGCATGAACTGGCGGCGACGATCTTGCGTGCTGGCTTGCCGGTGGTGCTCGATGCCACCTACCTCAAGGCAGAACAGCGCCAGGCCGCTGCGGCCGTGGCCAGCGAGACGGGCGTGCCTTTCCTGATCCTCGACTGCCATGCACCGGAAGCGGTGATCGCCAGCTGGTTGAAACAGCGCCAGGCCGAGAACAGCGACCCGTCGGATGCCACCCTGGAGGTCATCAAGGCACAGCAGGCCAGCCGTGAGCCACTGGATGCCCAGGAGCTGCTACACAGCACCCGCATCGATACCCAGGAAGCCAGCGGCATGGACCAGGTGATCGAGCAGATTCGCCAGCGCCTGCCAGGCCTGTAA